The following proteins are co-located in the Silene latifolia isolate original U9 population chromosome 1, ASM4854445v1, whole genome shotgun sequence genome:
- the LOC141643177 gene encoding uncharacterized protein LOC141643177: MSAQLIETHRKDAQVYNGPVQCKQKLNELLKEINMPSNLFPLDDIQECGYNKSTGFMWLTQKKPVQHKFSKMKRVASYDTHVTAFVETGRMKMVQGVKTKELLFWITLSDFYIDDPSSGKVIVANPAGITRAIAVSDFDPEEKNP, translated from the coding sequence ATGTCTGCCCAATTGATCGAAACCCATCGCAAAGACGCACAAGTGTACAATGGCCCAGTACAATGCAAGCAAAAGTTGAATGAATTGTTGAAGGAGATCAACATGCCAAGTAATTTGTTTCCCCTGGATGACATACAAGAGTGTGGCTACAACAAGTCGACCGGCTTCATGTGGTTGACTCAGAAAAAACCGGTGCAACACAAGTTCTCCAAGATGAAAAGAGTGGCGTCTTACGACACCCATGTCACGGCTTTTGTGGAAACTGGTCGGATGAAGATGGTTCAAGGAGTCAAAACTAAGGAGCTCTTGTTTTGGATCACTCTCAGTGATTTCTACATTGATGACCCGAGCTCTGGCAAAGTTATCGTTGCTAACCCTGCTGGTATTACCCGAGCTATTGCTGTTTCTGATTTTGACCCAGAGGAGAAGAATCCGTAG